From Spea bombifrons isolate aSpeBom1 chromosome 6, aSpeBom1.2.pri, whole genome shotgun sequence, a single genomic window includes:
- the KCNJ4 gene encoding inward rectifier potassium channel 4, translating into MDTIRSSRYSVVSTDEEGLRLPSLGLNGHWAASLQHSHSRRKRRNRFVKKNGQCNVYFNNLSNKSQRYMADIFTTCVDTRWRYMLLIFSAAFLASWLFFAFLFWCIAFIHGDFSAGVGVIGPGKTGPPKPCLMHVNSFVEAFLFSVETQTTIGYGFRCVTDECPLAILAVVAQSILGCLIDSFMIGTIMAKMARPKKRAQTLLFSHHAVIALRDGKLCLMWRVGNLRKSHIVEAHVRAQLIRPYVTQEGEYLPVDQKDLNVGYDSGLDRIFLVSPIIIVHEIDEESPFYSMGKEQLEGEDFEIVVILEGMVEATAMTTQARSSYLASEIRWGHRFEPVVFEEKNHYKVDYSHFHKTYQVPGTPLCSARELHESRITALPSPSAFCYENELALLSQEEDEDEEVVGHNPDEGVIHVMGSHLELDRLQASMALDNISYRRESAI; encoded by the coding sequence TAGGTACAGTGTAGTGTCTACAGATGAAGAAGGTCTACGCCTGCCTTCCCTTGGCCTTAATGGTCACTGGGCTGCCTCTCTCCAACATTCCCACTCAAGACGGAAACGCCGCAACCGCTTTGTAAAAAAGAATGGTCAATGTAATGTCTACTTTAACAACCTCAGCAACAAATCTCAGCGTTACATGGCTGATATCTTTACGACATGTGTGGACACTCGTTGGCGTTATATGCTGCTTATATTCTCAGCTGCTTTTTTGGCATCCTGGCTCTTCTTTGCCTTCCTCTTCTGGTGCATTGCTTTCATCCATGGGGACTTCAGTGCTGGTGTAGGTGTGATAGGTCCTGGTAAGACAGGTCCTCCTAAGCCATGCCTAATGCATGTGAACAGCTTTGTGGAAGCATTTCTTTTCTCGGTTGAGACACAAACGACCATAGGTTATGGATTCCGCTGTGTAACGGATGAATGCCCGTTAGCCATACTTGCTGTGGTAGCCCAGTCCATTCTTGGCTGCCTTATTGACTCTTTCATGATTGGAACAATTATGGCCAAAATGGCACGTCCCAAGAAACGAGCTCAGACATTGCTGTTCAGTCACCATGCTGTCATTGCTCTAAGAGATGGAAAACTCTGCTTAATGTGGAGGGTGGGTAACCTGCGTAAAAGTCATATTGTGGAAGCCCATGTGCGAGCACAGCTAATACGACCTTATGTAACCCAAGAGGGTGAGTACCTGCCTGTTGATCAGAAGGACCTGAATGTAGGATATGACAGTGGGCTAGATCGCATATTCTTGGTATCCCCTATCATAATTGTGCATGAGATTGATGAAGAAAGCCCATTTTACTCCATGGGCAAGGAACAGCTTGAAGGTGAGGACTTTGAGATTGTAGTTATATTGGAGGGGATGGTGGAAGCTACGGCCATGACCACCCAAGCTAGAAGTTCCTACTTAGCAAGTGAAATCCGTTGGGGTCACCGATTTGAACCTGTTGTATTTGAGGAGAAGAATCACTACAAAGTGGACTATTCCCATTTCCACAAGACCTACCAGGTTCCAGGTACCCCTCTGTGCAGTGCCCGTGAACTACATGAGAGTCGTATTACTGCATTACCTTCACCTAGTGCTTTCTGTTATGAAAACGAACTTGCTCTTCTCAGTCAAGAGGAGGATGAGGATGAAGAAGTGGTTGGTCATAATCCAGATGAGGGTGTTATACATGTCATGGGGAGCCATCTAGAGCTAGACCGTCTCCAAGCCTCCATGGCATTAGATAACATTTCCTATCGTAGGGAGTCAGCTATATGA